The Hemicordylus capensis ecotype Gifberg chromosome 5, rHemCap1.1.pri, whole genome shotgun sequence nucleotide sequence TTCATTATCTAACTCTTGCACAGATATCAGAGACTGTTCTACCCAaaggtaaaggtaatgtgtgccgccAAGGTTTTCTCTAGTAGGATACAggatggggtttaccattgcctcctcccgcacagtaggagatgatgcctttcagcatcttcctatatcgctgctgcccaatataggcatttccccatagtttgggaaacataccagtgaaaaatcgaaccagcaaccttctgcgccacttaaggtagttTCACTCATCTGGAAGAGCGACAGTGTCATTAAAACTACAAGCTAAATAACCCTTTTTAGGTCAGTAGTTAtctttttctattttctttttaagttttttttttttaaaaattcttatcTTCCAAAGAGTGAGCAACTGGAGTGGAATAAGAGGGCAGATTTCTAAGTTTTCCTTTTTATATGATTTTGAAAACCATCAGCTCATATAGAACAACTACCCCATAAGTGTTGTTGTAATAAGgaattttttttacaaagcagACGTAATATAGAGTGGCATGCATGCATTCCCCATCAATTTGCTCTTAAATTAGCCTCAGCAGGTGGAGAGATTTTCAGTGGAGGACCAGTATGTGGGAGAGAAATTGCTTTATCCTTTCAGCCATTTTCTTGCTTAAAATCACCACCCAACCTCACAGCGGTTTTCCTTATTGTGAGGGGGGGAAAAGGTAGAAGGAACCAAATCTTTTCTCTTGCAGGTAGCAAAGCTGCTGGGTTGTGTGTGATTTTGAGTAGAAGAATGGCAGGAAGGGAAAGGTTAAGCAGCCTCTACTCTCAGCCTCTTGACGGTActtagtctaaaaagaaaaataggggAAATCCACATGTGACTGCATGTCAAGCCTAGTTTGGACCTCTGCGCATTCTGTAGCCTGCCCAGAGTTCTGCCATCCTTCCCAAGGGCTTACCACCACAATTCCCCATGAAACTCACCCTCGGCAATAGGCGATCAGCTTCTTCAGTTTGTTCAGCTCAATCTCTCCCTCCACAGCCTGGGTCTGTGTCAGGGCACTCACATGCAGTGACATCACATGCTTGGCCAGTGTCTAGAGCAGGTGGATTGGAAGCAAAATGCATACTGAACCCATCTTCTTCCCATTTTAACGTGTATGAAGTTTACAGGAGTTTATATCAGCCTCTAACAATGGCTCTGTTATGCCTTACCACTACTACTATTTGTCATTTATGAAGTGGTTTAAGCATGTTTATTTTGCAAAGATTATTTTCCAAAAATGAAATAATCCTGCACAGGAGATCTGTAATATTCCCAGTCCATGGAGATCAAGATACTGCTATTTGGGTAATCCATACAGAGACTCCAGGACAGAAGCGAGGCTTGAATCCAAGATTTCCAAGATGCAAGCCCAGCTCATCCCAAGCAGGCAGCCCTATGGCGCCTACCACCATCCCCTGGTGCTGAGCTACACTGTGTTACCTACCATGTCCCTTTCCTCGTTGTGCTCATCCTTAACGATGAAGATCATGTCAAATCGGGACAGGATGGTGGGCATGAAGTCAATGTTTTCCTCGCCTTTCGTTTCGTCCCAGCGCCCAAAGACCGAGTTGGCAGCCGCTAACACAGAGCAGCGCGAGTTCAGAGTGGTTGTGATACCAGCCTGCACGAGTGCCAGGGTGAAAATGAACTCGGATCAGCAGGAGCTTAAGAGCAGCAAAGTAGGCAGGATAATAAACCCCATATTCCAGGCCCTCTCCCAATTTTTGCTGAATTATGTCTGGGCCCACTGGCCAAGGTGATGATCTATTTTTAAAACCTGCATGCTGCTCTACTCAAAGAAGCATCCAACACAGCTCACAGGAAGGATAAAACATTCAATAATTGTTAGAAGGTAAAAAGGATGCTTGAAGCTACTTTGGAAGTCCACAATGTCTCCATATGCTAGTTAAGAAGAAACAAAGCCCACATCATTAGATGTTTAGAGAAGGGGCTGTCATGGTAGCAGAGCACATTtattgcatccagaaggtcccaggttcaacccccagcatctccaggtagggctgagaaagacccctgcccaaAGTCCTGGAGAGCAACAGCCAACCAGGGCATACAATACTAAGCTAGCCAAGTGGACCAATTGTTTGACTTAAcagtaggcagcttcatatgtatcTCCAGTTTAAAATCAGAATGCAATAcactccactagggatgtgcacaagccggtttggcgcctcctctgggaagtgccaaactggctcaggcacCAGCATTCAAGGTGggttggcagggtggggagcggtTCCCCTAAAAAGCAGGGGAAAAGAGCTCCTTGTCTGCCGCCTTGCCACTTTTCCAGCAGTGGTGCCTGCTCTCCAAAAGGTCACACATGACtgcggtgctgttccctgcagcctccatgtggTGTCAGCAGACACACGGCTGGAGGTGGTGGACGAATagataaggagctccttaacTGCTTGAAGGAAACATTCCTCACCCCACTGGTGGCTCTCCGAGccgtctgtgcacatccctacccaccaccaccccaaatacAAGGTCCACAAACTGAAGATGCTTAAGCAAGGAAGCAACAAGCCCTGCTCAGAGGCGGGTCCTGCCTACCATAAGCTCACCTTGGCAATGGAGATGGTTTGCTGCTCCATTGCTTCGTGGATAGCCACTCTGTCGTCCTCACGCATCTTTTAATGGGGAGAGAAACAAAATCCATAAATGTCAGTGTCAGGTTTCACAGGCTGGAATGTGAATGAGAGAAGAGAGGAACCACCCAGCAGCCTGTACTATTTCCTGCTCTCAGACACAGGGAGCTGGTGCCATATCCAGAACCTTCCCAGGCCACTGCAACAACTTCAACCATTCATTGCCAAAAAGCACAGAACAAGTAAAAAACCTGTActagtctctctctttttaaaaaagcattacaCAAAATTCTCACAGAATCTCACCAGAGAATCCTACAAACTGCATTACACTATAGAACGAATATCAACACATTTCTGACCCTTCATAATTAACTAttgtcagtgttccttctaaggcgtgtgcatgtaaGGCGTGAAaatgtgtgctcacacattttctgatgtccgctcaattaactttagatcccactcaggttgaatcacgaaagccccactctgaatgcatgtgcacacatactgccttgataccaccacccagaacaaaactctttctacACACAGACGAAAATAATTAGAGAACACTGACTATAGTATTCACAGGTGAACAGTGGTGGACATCCTGATTAATGGAATGATTGTGCAAGGGTGCTGTGCTAGCTAACTGCGGTAAGGCTGAAGCTCATGTTCCAGACTATagctgtgcttgcacaacaggtgcacaacctgtggcatatGTTTTCAAAGGAACTTTTGCACAacagagccattctgaaaatccCCGTAATTTTGCACAgctatgtgatcttcttgcatAAGAACAAGTTTAATGGTACAATGGTACAACAAGCAACAGGATCAGTGTTTTTGCAACATGGATTTCCAGATGGTGGCgattacaattcccagcattcccaactgcaatggtctttggctggggattatggctgTTGCAGTTAACaatatctgagaatccctgttacagggaacactggtcaggacgTAAGTCACTGTCTGACATGGCCAACAGCTggtcactgtaggaaacagggtaCTGGACTAAATAGGTCTTAgacctgatctagcaaggctcttcttatgtttttattctgGTCCATCCAACTTGTACCTTATCAAACTCATCAATGCAAACCACTCCCCCATCGGCCAACACCATGGCTCCTCCTTCCATGAAGAAGCTCCGTGAAGACGGGTCTCTGATCACAGACGCCGTCAGACCAGCTGCACTGCTGCCTTTTCCAGAGGTGTATACCtgagaggggggaagagggaaaggCAGAACAGCACATTGTACAGGAATCAAGGAAAACACTGTAATATGGTTGTCAAAACCTGGCAGCCACAGAATTAGTAGCTTAGTCATTTActtaggggctggggctgcagctcagtggtagagcatatgctttcaTGTAGAAAACCccgggttcattccctggcatctccaggaagggctgggaaagatgcctaaCTGCagtcttgaagagctgctgccagttagtgtaaggcaatactgagctaaatggaccaatgttctgactcagtataaggcagcttcctatgttcctaagaagctAGATGGATAATCCTAGGTAGGGAATTCCCAGACACGGCTATGAGAAAGGCACTTGCACATGTTCCCACTCATCACACTTGTGTCAGGTGCTGGGATACACAGGAGGGTCTTGTCCAGCTGATCTTAAAGAAATGGGCAGGCTCTTATGGGAGGAGATGAGCCTTTCAGCATCCTGGTCCTTAGCCGTTTAGTTCTGAAACTCAGCATAGAAAAGCTTTCTAAACAGGTTCACTTTCACTTTAAACTAAAGTGGCTCAAAGGTTTAAAAAGCAAAGCTTTCTAAACAGAGCAAGGAGGGAAGCATGGGAGAtgaggagaaagaactgggaaacAGTGGAGAGCTGCATCTGGTTCACCTCAGGATTGGGCTGCTCAGACAACTGGTAAGGAAGTAAGAAAGCAAGTTAGAAGGTGACAAAGAACAAAGTGTTCCAATTAAGATTGCAGTTGTTGGGTGGGGAAGTAAAAGCAGAGGTTAAAATTGGTCTCATAAATGGTTCAACACAAGTCCACATCATGACTCAACATGATTTTCTTTAGCCTCTTAAAAATGGTGCACCAGGATGTGATTAACTGGGATCACAGGACTAGTTTAATATCTACAAACCAACTCAAAGGCCACCTTCAgtggtcataagaacagaagcCACCTTAAGTTACAGGATGCAAGCCAAATGAATTATAAGATGGCAAGTTCCAGGTGTAGGTACACACATTAGCTCACACCCAAACTAATAAAgcacttgtgcaaatgtgttgtgcttgtgcaagggaGTTGCACTAAATCTGGAGTTTGGAGTAAACTGACATATGTTCATGGCTATTTTGTCATGCCCAAAGAATTCTGCCGTTGATGTTCAGGCGGAGTTCTGATGAAGTGGTTTATCATCCAAAGAAGTCTATGTCCTGAAGGTCACATGCATTGCAAGGTGAAAACACATAAGCTGAACTGCCTTAAGAAGCTCTGGTATGAAAGATCTCCCAGTGGCAGTGGCAATATGAACAACTGGCAACCAGGACACTTACCCCAATGGGTGAACATCTTTCTACAAACTTCAAGAGCTGGGACTTAGCTGTGCCAGGGTCTCCCAGCATGAGCAGGTTAATGTCCCCTCTGCGGGTCAACCCATCCGGAAGCCTACCGAGCAAGCCATGGAGAGGGAAAAAAGTTTtgttcaggaaaaaaaaaaaatccccagaaCAGGTCACCGAGATGCCAAGGAAGCAGCTACATGTCAGGAGTAGCATCCTGGATCTCTGAAGAGAAGAGTTCTACTGCTACCTCTCCTCATCCTTAACACGTCACATGAACATTGAACAAATAACTTCACCATTTGAACACTGAACATATTCATTTCACCTacccatccccaacacagcatccctccagtggctgttgctggtgtctatcttaatggttttttgtttttagattgtgagcctttcggggacagggaatcattttatttatttctacgtAAACTACTTCAAGGCCACTGGGAAGTGCAGATTAATAGTATTTatagcatttatataccgccctatacaaaaagtccctgggcggttcagaatataaaaaccattaacatAAATTAGAACTAAAACTTTAGAACTAtagactaaaagcctgactaaacaggtatgttttttgtTCCTTCTTAAAAGCTTTCAGAAAAGGggagactctaatttcattaggaagcgagtTCCAGAGTCTTaaggcaaccctagaaaaggcccagttttgagtcaccaccaactgagctggtggcaacctcaactggacctccccagatgatcttgagagGCGGTGGGGttgacgaagaaggcattctcttaaaaacctcagactcaagctgttaagggctctATAGGTAATGTGTCCATTTCTGTTTTACCCCAGTGAGGAAGGAAGATTACATTCATTATTCTTTTCTGCACTCCTTGGTAAGAAGCTCTGCTCTACCTACCAGGAACAGTCACAACACAAGCGGAAGTCAAGGAAGCATCTAGCTAGAGAAGCAGACTGCTCTTCCATAAAATGGGAGAAGAGCTGTTCACTTCCTCCCAGCAAGAAGAATCTTAAAAAAACTACCATCTTAAAACACAAGCAGATTTATTGTAAGCCTTCATGGACAAGAGCTCACTTCACCAAATGCACAGATCTACACTTTATCAGATCCTCATTGCCATGTAATATTTTCTGCTTCTAATGAATTAGACTCTACTAGTCCATCAAAGCATATACTATAAGTCTGAGTCTTTAAGGGGTCCCTAAATTCCTCTTTTGCTGTAGCAGACTACGGGGGCTACCCTCTGGAATTCCTTCCAACTGTATTCCCCCACTGAAGCCCATAGCTGGTACCTCTTTCGGGAACCTCCAAAGAGCATGCATGCAATTGCTTTCTTGATATCAGTACTGCCATAGATGGAAGGGGCAATGCTCTTGGCAATCGTCTCATAAACGTTGGGCATAGAAGTGAGAGACCGAAATTCCTCTTCTTCTTGAGGAGTCACAGAGCCACTGACACTGCGGCCTAGAGAGGGGAAGgtggggaaggaaaaagaaatatCAAATTATTGGAATCAATTTCATAACAGGTtggacagtttaaaaaaataaatccaacatCTGCTGTGATGTCATGCCAGCCTGAATTTTACATATTCAAATACTGgcattttattttaatgcttagAAGACCCTATCTTGTTTTTAACATACGAGTGGCCACAGAATGCTTGGATACTACATTTTTAATATGGTAGAAGCTGCAATGTGATGGATAAACATGACTACCTGTATTATGGTGGCTACCTTACATTAGCAGGGCCAGAGATCTTTTAGATGGGGGCACATAAGCAAGTGAGCCTGACCAAGAGGAAATAACCTCAAGAAGTTGAGGAGATCTAGTATAACTTCCTACAACTTTTTGAAGGCTGAAGATTAAGATTGGCTGAGTTGCCATTGGCCTACCCAGGATCTGAACTTGCTGGCACAGTCTATGGAGtgaagatactggctgacattcagactgatACTCAGCAATACTATCAGGGGTTACTTCGAAAGTCTAATTcgtttcaataggactactctggagtaatttagtctagaaATCAGCCACTGATAATGACTGAGGATAATACATATAAAAGATTTTGGGGTTACTGTAAAAGATAGGGTATAAATAGAATATATATCTAAATATAAATGATATATGTAAAATAAGTATGATATGAGGACCCACATAAAAAGGTATTTTAAGGCTATTGGAAAGGTAGGGTACACatggaataaaaatatataacacaTATTTTAATCGTGTCTTACCTTTCAATTTAGGTCAAGATATTTGTTCTACTTTTCATGACTGATTTTTTGTTTAAATGGTTCCTCAAACTTAGGATATATTCCCATCCTCACCCTGATTCCACAACACGCAGAGAACAGTTACAGTGATCAAAGCACCAGGTTCTCTGCGTGTTGTGGGATCGGGGTGAGGATGGGGATATATCCTAAGTTTGaggagccatttaaaaaaacaacacaccagtcatttctttttaaagtggaaTATAAgacaagttagggatgtgcagaatgttctgcactCAGAATGGTccatttcgagtgttccaagctcagaacaggacacctttcaaatgaagggcctgttctgagcttggaactgaATGGCTTATTTtgagttggaatgttccaagcatcattttggattccaaaatggcgcttggaatgttctgagtcagaatggcattgttccaatggaacaagcGGTTGCTCTGATGGAATGTTCTGAGGATTTAGCATTCCGTCCCGAGCTCGGAACGGAACgctaaatccattttgtgcacactgAAATGCTAAATCCATTTCATGTATACTTTTCTAATACAAGTTAGCATTAGAACAGGAGCCAAGAGACTGGATACCAAGCTGGGGATTCCCTGGGTTAAATTACCCTCAGCCACAGCACTGAAGGTCTGTTCTTTAACCCAAGATACCCTGGCAACTACCTaaacaaaatgaataaaaattaaaaggcaTTACATAACAACCACCCCAGATGAGGGGCAGAGCTTCCCGAGAATAGTCTTACCTGACCCTTCGGTGTCCACTTGGATTCCCACCACACGAATGTAAGAGCTTCGAATGCCCACTCCAACATTGTCCCGGCCTTTGTTCTTAGTCAGACCAGCCTTCTTGATGGAGTAGATGCCCATGATAGTGACTCTGTTGCCAGGGACAACCTTGTCACACAAATACCTAGAAAGGGGAATTTTGGCAGCATAAGTAAGAGAGGAAAGCAAACTGCTAGAGCAGCGAGAAAAACCCCATCGTTTCCTCCCCAAAGAGAAAGGGATACAAAGTGCGGAATGTGTTACAGAACTGGACCAGCAGGTGCAAACAACAATGACTTCCATCACAAGCAGAAAGAAATTCAAGAGGTACAGTTGCAGTAGCTTGGTTGGCAGATGACTCTGCTTGGGAACTGCAAACTGGACAAGAAGAtggaggttttgtttgtttgtttgttccttaagcagggctgcacaagtttgaccctccagctgctgttggactacaactcccatcacccccagccacagtggtcaatagtcaggaatgatgggagctgtagtccagcagcagctggagggcccaagttgtccAGCCCTGCTTTAAGAACAAATTGGGAACAGATTATTTCTGTGCTCCAGCTCAGTTTTTACCAGGTACCACTACTATCCAAAGGACTACTGTCTCATGTTATTCATTACTTAAAGTTTACAAAGAGGGTGGGGACCTCAAAATTTTCTTTGCAAGGTTAGTAAAGCAATGGTCAGAAGGAGAGAGGGTGTCAAATCTCTGGGACCATCTTTTCCCCAGCTTAGCTAAAGGGAGAGCAGAGGACACCTGTACCAACAGAGCTATTCCGCTTAAGTGTCAATGGTAGGTCAATCAAGTTCTCTGTCTACAACGAACATTGTAGGAAGGACTGTTAAGAGTGGCATCACCTGTCACAGTACAGCTGCATGTGCCGGGGCATCTCTCCATGAGGGACAGCATCTGGCGACTCCTGCAGCTTCAGCGTCTGAAAGTCCACACACTTGCACTTGTCTGGAACAATGAAGTATGGGTCCAAAGGGCACTTGGTTAGGCCAGTCTGCTCCCTGAGAGGGGAAAACAGAAGCAGATTATGTAGTACCTTCCCATGAAATCCCAtgtgcagatgggggggggggggggaatatggcCAAGAGAAACAAGTTGCCCATAACTGCAGGATCTGAACCCCAGGAGTCCACAACCTGCTTAGCAGATAGGCCATAGCAAAAGCTCTTCCCTCCTGATGTGAGCATGGCAAGTCACTAGCACCAGCCTCCACTGAGCTGAACActcccttcctcctttttctaGCACCAGGCAGTGCTGAAAGAATGAGCTTTCTCCTCATCACTAAGTTACTGCTACtctataaggctgttctcatgagcagcctaacccacgctagggcagcccagcctgaggtaggctgcttgtgtggagcaccaggatcactccAGATGCCGGTGTTCCCACCCAGCCTAATCCCACTTTGTAGCCCaacctttagccaaggttaagggtgcaagggcTGCCAGGATAGTGTGCGCGCTCGGGCTACTTACAGCCCAAGGGCATACAGAGGCAGGCACCTAGAGAGACCATCTCCTAGGggatcccacaaggcaccgtgcttgttgcacagtgcattgtggtatATCCGGAGgtcgggatgcatcatcccagctgGAGGATGCAGTCAACGCTCCAGGCAACATTTGTTTTATGGTCCGGGGGCAGGAGGTCAGTCAGTGAAACCCTGTTCCCTGCCCCCCATAGGTCATGTGAATACCTTTATGCTTTCAGACCAAGCAGGCCGGTGTGTGAGTGAGTATACACACACACGATACTTAGACAGTGGCaggcagtagtggctggtgggcattggagcaggggagaacctggtcactgAGGCAGAAGCCTATCCCACCAaccctttcctccatgccagtGGGCTGGGaatttacccaagcctgccagcactgaagaaaacagaaagagcaggaaagcagggcaaaaatagaaaacaaaagcatttggggtgggtggaggagaaggcagaaagcaaaaaccaccaccaacaggcaaaaagcagggagaaaaaggCAAGAAGGAGGATAGAAAGCAGGGACtgtatcccccctcccaccaaataAACAAGCTAGCAAAGggtcagacttaccagcagccagggaatcttCCAGAGcagagagcttcttccagcccctcctctcctgcctgtaacttgttttggtcttactggctggaacagctgctactcaagctgctccagccaatctgattcctagggggctcctcctggcactgccccccaggaaggaggagaacatgtattaaaaatatactccctgaagcaaccaggaagtgcattttagcCCATTATTTTGGTTCTTCCTGGGGCCAATGCCAgaaggagccccctaggaatcagattggctggagcagcttgagtagcagctgttccagccagtaagaccaaaacaagttacaggcaggtgaggaggggctggaagaagctctctgCTCTGGaagattccctggctgctggtaagtcagaccctttagcttgtttgtttttgtctgtgggggagggcaCTGCTCCTCCTGAGCAGCCACCTGCTGTTTGTTCTTTTGACTAGGTGGTCTTGGTCACACGTGGTACTCCTGCTAAAGGgacaaagagccaccttttaagtggtgactcttatatttagcaggaggagagcagttATCCTTATTTCTCCAATTCTCCAGCACAACATCTTTCTAGTGGCTGTCACTGGTCTACCTTATATTACTTTttaagttgtgagccctttgagatcAGGGAAACATCttactctttttctctctctacttaagccactttgagaactctttgttgaaaagcagaatagaaaTATTCTCAATAATAACATTTGTAGATTTACAGCTGGGCCACCCAGAGTACTTTGGGGATATTTGTAACTTCACCGAATCATTGAAGTGTCTGTAATAATCCCTTTGCTCTGCTATTTTGGGGGCTGGGATAACAAGATGCAAGAACCAAactaagctagtcatgactaagccctgctgaaataaatgggacaagttagttatgactaacgtAAGCCCCGTTAAtcttatttagtacatttatacagcaccccatacaaaaaaaagtCCCTAAACGGTTCACAATATaagatttcaatgggatttagttatGACTAACAGTCTAGATTCCTGCCCAATGTATTTTCTGTAGTGCCGCTATTGTGGAACTCTTCACTAAGCCCAGGAGAATTTTCAGACAAGGTTTTATTCCATGAGagcaggtggggcagggaggggctggATTTCAACTAGTCTATGCCAGTTGTGTTTAAAATGCCACTGTTTCATGCAATTATTTCATAATACTAAGATGTACATAACCTGCTGATTTCTTATTTAAGATGAAATGTAGgatgtcatttaaaaaacaactagaAGGATGCTACATATAGGATTAAATGGACAAGCAGCAGAGGAACTTTAAGCCTCCTTCTCTCACGTGCTACACTTCCGCGGAAGGGCGTATCCTTCCAGTCCAGGACGCAAGCCAATGTTGGGGATGACATTCCGGCAGGTACGACACTGGATGGTGATCCTGGTAGCTTTGGCTCGTACGGCAGTAGCAGCAATAATGATTCCTGGGATCTTCACCAAATGTGACATTTGGTCAGACTGAAGAAGATTAAGAGGAAACCATAGCAATGAGATAGCTGCAAAAAGGAAACCTTTGCACACAAAAGATTATTGCAAGCAAATTTCTGGCAAAGATTAATGAGCATTTTCACCCTCCTCCCCAGCTGTACCATTAAGATCAAATGAGCAACTAACCCACTGGTGTTTTCCTGCCAAAATAAGGATACATCATCAGACTTCTCAGGTCATACAAGTGAGCTATGGCTAGTGCCACCTCATGGGGAATAACAAGGCTTCTGAATGCAAGAGGATAGGAAGCTGCATTTG carries:
- the MCM5 gene encoding DNA replication licensing factor MCM5, translated to MSGFDDPGIFYSDSFGGEPAADEGQIRKSQLQKRFKEFLRQYRVGTDRTGFTFKYRDELKRHYNLGEYWIEVEVEDLASFDEDLADYLYKQPADHLQLLEEAAKEVADEVTRPRPAGEETLQDIQVMLRSDANPANIRSLKSDQMSHLVKIPGIIIAATAVRAKATRITIQCRTCRNVIPNIGLRPGLEGYALPRKCSTEQTGLTKCPLDPYFIVPDKCKCVDFQTLKLQESPDAVPHGEMPRHMQLYCDRYLCDKVVPGNRVTIMGIYSIKKAGLTKNKGRDNVGVGIRSSYIRVVGIQVDTEGSGRSVSGSVTPQEEEEFRSLTSMPNVYETIAKSIAPSIYGSTDIKKAIACMLFGGSRKRLPDGLTRRGDINLLMLGDPGTAKSQLLKFVERCSPIGVYTSGKGSSAAGLTASVIRDPSSRSFFMEGGAMVLADGGVVCIDEFDKMREDDRVAIHEAMEQQTISIAKAGITTTLNSRCSVLAAANSVFGRWDETKGEENIDFMPTILSRFDMIFIVKDEHNEERDMTLAKHVMSLHVSALTQTQAVEGEIELNKLKKLIAYCRGKCGPRLSAAAAEKLKNRYILMRSGARQHERENDRRSSIPITVRQLEAIVRIAESLSKMRLQPFATEADVEEALRLFQVSTLDAAMSGNLSGVEGFTTQEDQEMLSRIEKQLKRRFAIGSQVSEHSIIQDFLKQKYPEHAIYRVLQLMMRRGEIQHRMQRKVLFRIK